Proteins found in one Micromonospora sp. WMMD1082 genomic segment:
- a CDS encoding CGNR zinc finger domain-containing protein produces the protein MLFAHDTECSLTAAAALVNTDGRDGEELADVAALDAFYTTHAYSGRHEHTEAELRAVRALRPRLRRLWYAHIDEIVSIVNGLLREHRALPQLITHDTEPYHLHAVPRDAPLATRIAVEAAMAIADVVRGGELRRLRICEYPDCDNVLVDLSKNRSRRFCDAGCGNRAAVSAYRARKAAARS, from the coding sequence TTGCTGTTCGCCCATGACACTGAATGCTCGTTGACCGCCGCCGCCGCGCTGGTCAACACCGACGGCCGGGACGGCGAGGAACTGGCCGACGTCGCCGCCCTGGACGCCTTCTACACCACCCACGCCTACAGCGGACGCCACGAACACACCGAAGCCGAACTTCGGGCGGTACGCGCATTGCGTCCCCGGCTGCGCCGGCTCTGGTACGCCCACATCGACGAGATCGTCTCGATCGTCAACGGGCTGCTCCGCGAGCACCGCGCGTTGCCCCAGCTCATCACGCACGACACCGAGCCGTACCATCTGCACGCCGTCCCCCGGGACGCCCCGCTGGCCACCCGGATCGCGGTCGAGGCGGCGATGGCGATCGCGGACGTGGTGCGCGGCGGCGAGTTGCGGCGGCTGCGCATCTGCGAGTACCCCGACTGCGACAACGTGCTGGTCGACCTCTCGAAGAACCGTTCCCGCCGGTTCTGCGACGCCGGCTGCGGCAACCGGGCCGCGGTCAGCGCCTACCGCGCCCGCAAGGCCGCCGCCCGCTCGTGA
- the cysS gene encoding cysteine--tRNA ligase, translating to MTLRLYDTATRSVRDFVPREAGKVGVYLCGLTLQAPPHIGHLRSGVNYDVLRRWLLAAGFQVTFIRNVTDIDDKILVKAQEQRRPFWSIAYANELKLAEAYRALNVLPPSYEPRATGHIPEMHELIAQLIDRGHAYPATDGTGDVYFDVCSWPSYGALSNQSPDDMQSAGDAPDRGKRDPRDFALWKGAKPDEPADAYWPSPWGRGRPGWHIECSAMCWRYLGPEFDIHGGGLDLTFPHHENELAQSQAAGLPFARYWVHHGLLGIGGAKMGKSLGNALDLDYVAALGVRPVELRYYYVAAHYRSRIDYSEEALREAAVAYRRIEGFVQRAVERVGAGGLGELPAAFAAAMDDDLNTSAALAALHEVLRDGNNALAGGDDVTVRTTLADVRGMLDILGVDPLDPAWTGGARASDLRGVVDSLVALALEQRAQARVRKDWAAADALRDQLKRAGVVVEDTPQGPRWTIGEHD from the coding sequence GTGACGCTACGCCTGTATGACACCGCCACCCGATCGGTGCGGGACTTCGTCCCGCGGGAAGCCGGCAAGGTGGGGGTCTACCTGTGTGGTCTCACCCTCCAGGCACCGCCACACATCGGCCATCTTCGCTCCGGCGTCAACTACGACGTGCTGCGCCGCTGGCTGCTGGCGGCCGGTTTCCAGGTCACCTTCATCCGCAACGTGACCGACATCGACGACAAGATCCTGGTCAAGGCGCAGGAGCAAAGGCGCCCATTCTGGTCGATCGCGTACGCCAACGAGCTGAAGCTCGCCGAGGCGTACCGGGCGTTGAACGTGTTGCCGCCCAGCTACGAGCCCCGGGCCACCGGGCACATCCCCGAGATGCACGAACTGATCGCGCAGTTGATCGACCGGGGGCACGCCTACCCGGCCACCGACGGCACTGGCGACGTGTACTTCGACGTGTGCTCGTGGCCGTCGTACGGTGCGTTGTCGAACCAGTCGCCGGACGACATGCAGTCCGCCGGTGACGCACCGGATCGCGGCAAGCGCGACCCACGGGACTTCGCCCTCTGGAAGGGCGCCAAACCGGACGAGCCGGCGGACGCCTACTGGCCGTCGCCGTGGGGGCGGGGGCGGCCCGGCTGGCACATCGAGTGCTCGGCGATGTGCTGGCGATACCTGGGCCCGGAGTTCGACATCCACGGCGGCGGGCTCGACCTGACCTTCCCGCACCACGAGAACGAGCTGGCCCAGTCCCAGGCCGCCGGCCTGCCCTTCGCCCGGTACTGGGTGCACCACGGCCTGCTCGGCATCGGCGGGGCGAAGATGGGCAAGTCGCTGGGCAACGCCCTCGACCTGGACTACGTCGCCGCGCTCGGGGTGCGCCCGGTGGAGCTGCGCTACTACTACGTCGCCGCGCACTACCGCTCCCGGATCGACTACTCCGAGGAGGCGCTGCGCGAGGCGGCCGTCGCGTACCGGCGGATCGAGGGTTTCGTGCAGCGGGCCGTCGAGCGGGTGGGTGCCGGCGGCCTCGGCGAGCTGCCCGCCGCGTTCGCCGCGGCGATGGACGACGACCTGAACACCTCGGCCGCCCTGGCCGCCCTGCACGAGGTGCTGCGCGACGGCAACAACGCGCTGGCCGGCGGGGACGATGTGACCGTCCGCACGACGCTGGCCGATGTCCGCGGGATGCTGGATATCCTCGGGGTCGACCCCCTCGATCCGGCGTGGACCGGTGGGGCCCGGGCGAGCGACCTCCGTGGTGTGGTGGACTCCCTGGTCGCCCTGGCCCTCGAACAGCGCGCGCAGGCCCGGGTCCGGAAGGACTGGGCGGCCGCCGACGCGCTGCGGGATCAACTCAAGCGGGCCGGAGTGGTTGTCGAGGACACCCCCCAGGGCCCGCGGTGGACTATTGGAGAGCATGACTGA
- a CDS encoding helix-turn-helix transcriptional regulator: MAGGQTTAAAFLVAELRRARIRRGWSQEELARAVNYSPSMVSAVELGQQPPTPKYLELFDGALDTGGLYTRMLTNLVPLDRAQSWRRGAKALVEQAAKLRWYEPLYVPGLLQTQDYARAVFESGGLLDHTEVECRLAERIDNQAILSGDPSPYLMAIIDEAAIRRCVGGRKVIADQVSHLVRVATEHPRVRLHVVPQTAAEYPGLGGPFLLATSREGNDVAFLASHIGGQELDRPADLDLLRQVWEVSLGEAYTPTQSIELMREVAESWS, encoded by the coding sequence ATGGCGGGTGGGCAGACGACCGCGGCGGCGTTCCTGGTCGCGGAGCTACGCCGGGCGCGGATTCGGCGGGGCTGGAGTCAGGAGGAACTGGCCAGGGCGGTCAACTACTCACCGTCGATGGTCAGCGCGGTGGAACTCGGCCAGCAGCCGCCCACGCCGAAGTACCTGGAACTGTTCGACGGCGCCCTCGACACCGGCGGCCTCTACACCCGCATGCTCACCAACCTGGTACCCCTCGACCGTGCTCAGTCGTGGCGACGAGGGGCGAAGGCGCTTGTCGAGCAGGCGGCGAAACTGCGGTGGTATGAGCCGCTGTATGTGCCAGGTCTCCTGCAGACGCAGGACTATGCGCGAGCTGTCTTCGAGTCCGGTGGCCTGCTGGACCACACCGAAGTGGAGTGCCGCCTGGCGGAGCGGATCGATAATCAAGCGATCTTGTCCGGCGACCCGTCACCGTACCTGATGGCGATTATTGACGAGGCCGCGATTCGCCGATGTGTCGGAGGTCGGAAGGTAATCGCTGACCAGGTGTCACACCTCGTGCGCGTCGCCACCGAACATCCACGTGTCCGGCTACACGTGGTTCCTCAGACGGCGGCGGAATACCCCGGCCTGGGCGGTCCGTTCCTACTCGCCACCTCAAGGGAGGGCAACGATGTGGCCTTCCTGGCTAGCCACATCGGCGGGCAGGAACTGGACCGGCCAGCCGATCTCGATCTTCTGCGGCAGGTGTGGGAGGTTAGCCTCGGCGAGGCATACACGCCCACCCAGTCGATCGAGCTAATGAGGGAAGTGGCCGAGTCATGGAGCTGA
- a CDS encoding EamA family transporter yields MRQPSVAGPGLALALLSAVTFATSGTFARSLINDGWSAEAVVIVRVGIAALVLAAPAVIVLRGRWPVLRRNLASIGIFGLLGVAVAQACFFNAVRYLPVGVALLLEYLGVILVVGWTWLMQGQRPRRLTVAGSVTALAGLVFVLDLAGAGRLDPVGVLWGLGAAVGLAGYFVLAGRADPALPSVVMASGGMAAGAGALLLLGLVGALPLRATFDTVEFAGRHTSWLVPIAGLALVAAVVAYLAGIAAARALGARLASFVGLSEVLFAVLIAWLVLGELPTVVQLLGGLLIVAGVALVRLDELRIPAEPAQPEATEPEATEPALT; encoded by the coding sequence ATGCGCCAACCGTCCGTCGCCGGTCCCGGTCTCGCCCTGGCGCTGCTCTCCGCGGTCACCTTCGCCACCTCGGGCACCTTCGCCCGCTCGCTGATCAATGACGGCTGGTCGGCCGAGGCGGTCGTCATCGTCCGGGTCGGCATCGCCGCCCTGGTGCTGGCGGCGCCTGCGGTGATCGTGCTGCGGGGCCGGTGGCCGGTGCTGCGCCGCAACCTCGCGTCGATCGGCATCTTCGGGTTGCTCGGGGTCGCGGTCGCCCAGGCGTGCTTCTTCAACGCCGTGCGCTACCTGCCGGTCGGCGTCGCGCTGCTGCTGGAGTACCTCGGCGTCATCCTCGTCGTCGGATGGACCTGGCTGATGCAGGGACAGCGTCCCCGGCGGCTGACCGTGGCCGGCTCGGTGACGGCTCTCGCCGGCCTGGTGTTCGTGCTCGACCTGGCCGGGGCCGGTCGGCTCGACCCGGTCGGCGTGCTCTGGGGGTTGGGCGCGGCGGTCGGGCTGGCCGGCTACTTCGTGCTGGCTGGCCGGGCCGACCCCGCGCTGCCGTCGGTGGTCATGGCCAGTGGCGGAATGGCCGCCGGTGCCGGCGCGCTGCTGCTGCTCGGCCTGGTCGGCGCGCTGCCGCTGCGGGCCACCTTCGACACCGTGGAGTTCGCCGGGCGACACACCAGTTGGCTGGTACCGATCGCCGGCCTCGCGCTGGTCGCGGCGGTGGTCGCGTACCTGGCCGGCATCGCTGCGGCGCGTGCCCTGGGCGCCCGACTGGCCTCCTTCGTCGGGCTGAGCGAGGTGCTGTTCGCGGTGCTGATCGCCTGGCTGGTGCTGGGTGAGCTACCGACGGTCGTGCAGCTGCTCGGCGGGCTGCTGATCGTCGCGGGCGTGGCGCTGGTCCGCCTCGACGAGCTGCGGATCCCCGCCGAACCGGCGCAACCCGAGGCGACGGAACCGGAGGCGACGGAACCCGCCCTCACGTGA
- a CDS encoding pyridoxamine 5'-phosphate oxidase family protein yields the protein MISAGVLARLEGERVGWLCTLRPDGSPHLTPVWLLYLGGEW from the coding sequence GTGATCAGCGCGGGGGTCCTGGCCCGGCTGGAGGGGGAGCGGGTCGGCTGGCTCTGCACGCTGCGGCCGGACGGCTCACCGCACCTGACACCGGTCTGGTTGCTCTATCTCGGCGGGGAGTGGTGA
- a CDS encoding ASCH domain-containing protein, producing MMSDLPKVEFAFPGPLRDQIVAAILSGAKTSTTGLLHEHEHEREGEPLPVVGDRSVVVDSDDRPAAVIELTEVRVVRLGDVDLAHARDEGEGFETVAGWRAGHEEFWHGPEYRAYLDEPDFTVDDDTLAVLQRFRVVRDG from the coding sequence ATCATGTCGGATCTGCCGAAGGTCGAGTTCGCCTTTCCCGGGCCCCTGCGGGACCAGATCGTCGCCGCGATCCTCTCCGGGGCGAAGACCTCGACCACGGGTCTGCTGCACGAGCACGAGCACGAGCGCGAGGGTGAGCCGCTGCCGGTGGTCGGAGACCGGTCGGTCGTGGTGGACTCCGACGACCGGCCGGCGGCGGTGATCGAGCTGACCGAGGTGCGGGTGGTCCGGCTCGGTGACGTCGACCTGGCCCATGCCCGGGACGAGGGCGAGGGGTTCGAGACGGTCGCCGGCTGGCGCGCCGGGCACGAGGAGTTCTGGCACGGCCCGGAGTACCGGGCCTACCTGGACGAGCCCGACTTCACCGTGGACGACGACACGCTCGCCGTCCTCCAGCGCTTCCGCGTGGTGCGGGACGGCTGA
- a CDS encoding glycosyltransferase family 2 protein has translation MPSTPEVSVVVPTFARPELVTRAVRSALAQTVTDIEVIVVVDGPDEATGKALAEIGDPRLRVVELADQGGAPNARNVGVREAAATWTALLDDDDEWLPTKLAVQLELAGHASVDSPIIASRLINKTPRAEFVMPRRLPEPGEPVCEYLTLRRGLFHGDGFIQTSTIMAPTELLRRVPFTVGLRRQQELDWTVRATSQPDVELLIAAEPLVLWHQDEDRPRISLSSPWEAQLEWLRGIRPLITPRAYAAITMSIISSMAAPTRSFRVFRLLLTEARRHGRPGAVDYLTFLQIWVLPAHLRHRVRDRILGRGRGRAGTGEGVAEGRAGAAEIGADVRR, from the coding sequence ATGCCATCCACACCCGAGGTCAGCGTGGTCGTTCCCACCTTCGCCCGGCCGGAGTTGGTGACCCGTGCGGTCCGCAGCGCCCTCGCGCAGACCGTGACCGACATCGAGGTCATCGTCGTGGTCGACGGCCCGGACGAGGCGACCGGCAAGGCCCTCGCCGAGATCGGCGACCCCCGGCTACGGGTGGTGGAGCTGGCCGACCAGGGTGGCGCGCCCAACGCCCGCAACGTGGGCGTACGCGAGGCGGCTGCCACGTGGACCGCCCTGCTCGATGACGACGACGAGTGGCTGCCGACCAAGCTGGCCGTCCAGCTGGAACTGGCCGGCCACGCCTCGGTGGACAGCCCGATCATCGCCAGCCGGCTGATCAACAAGACGCCCCGGGCGGAGTTCGTGATGCCCCGCCGGCTGCCGGAGCCGGGCGAGCCGGTCTGCGAGTACCTCACCCTGCGGCGCGGGCTCTTCCACGGCGACGGTTTCATCCAGACCTCGACCATCATGGCGCCGACCGAGTTGCTGCGCCGGGTGCCGTTCACCGTCGGCCTGCGTCGGCAGCAGGAACTCGACTGGACCGTACGCGCGACCAGCCAGCCCGACGTCGAGCTGCTCATCGCGGCCGAGCCGCTCGTGCTGTGGCACCAGGACGAGGACCGGCCACGGATCAGCCTCAGCTCGCCGTGGGAGGCGCAGCTGGAGTGGCTGCGCGGCATCCGGCCACTGATCACCCCCCGGGCGTACGCGGCGATCACGATGAGCATCATCAGCTCGATGGCCGCGCCGACCCGCAGCTTCCGGGTCTTCCGCCTGCTGCTCACCGAGGCGCGCCGGCACGGCCGGCCCGGTGCCGTCGACTACCTGACGTTCCTGCAGATCTGGGTGCTCCCTGCGCACCTGCGTCACCGCGTACGGGACCGGATCCTCGGTCGTGGTCGTGGTCGGGCCGGGACCGGCGAGGGCGTCGCCGAGGGGCGGGCCGGGGCGGCGGAGATCGGGGCCGATGTCCGGCGATAG
- a CDS encoding glycosyltransferase, translating into MSGDRVAVIWRSCLLPGSETFIRNQGDALSTWRPVYLGAIRVPSSLSRDSDVVVCPDTPRGRREWLRLRLTGGTPRLRRLLARLRPEVVHAHFGGDGWLVSRTATQLGIPLVVTLHGLDVTQQAAAPGPRGARHRRNLRTMFDRAALILAVSGAIRDRAVELGADPAKVRVHHTGVPVPPEPAVGPKRWDVVFVGRFVEKKGVEDLVEALGTLPDLRPRVLLVGTGPLRERVRARAARLGLDATFPGALPPAEVMGHIAEARILAAPSRTAPDGDTEGLPTTILEAFSLGVPVVSTYHSGIPEAVTHEANGLLGAEGDRAALAANLRRLLTDAPLRDRLGRAGRQRAETDFDLRHQTRHLESLYTALCTSR; encoded by the coding sequence ATGTCCGGCGATAGGGTCGCCGTGATCTGGCGTAGCTGCCTGCTGCCCGGATCGGAGACGTTCATCCGCAACCAGGGCGACGCCCTCTCCACCTGGCGTCCGGTCTACCTCGGCGCCATCCGGGTTCCCTCGTCGCTGTCCCGGGACAGTGACGTCGTGGTGTGCCCGGACACGCCCCGTGGCCGCCGCGAGTGGCTGCGACTACGGCTGACCGGCGGCACCCCCCGGCTGCGCCGCCTGCTGGCCCGGCTGCGCCCCGAGGTGGTGCACGCCCATTTCGGCGGGGACGGCTGGCTGGTCAGCCGCACCGCGACGCAACTCGGCATCCCGCTGGTCGTCACCCTGCATGGCCTCGATGTCACTCAGCAGGCGGCGGCACCCGGGCCGCGCGGCGCCCGGCACCGGCGGAACCTGCGCACCATGTTCGACCGGGCCGCGCTGATCCTGGCCGTCTCCGGGGCGATCCGGGACCGGGCGGTGGAGCTGGGGGCGGATCCGGCGAAGGTCCGCGTACACCACACCGGGGTGCCGGTGCCGCCGGAGCCGGCGGTCGGGCCGAAGCGCTGGGATGTCGTCTTCGTCGGCCGCTTCGTCGAGAAGAAGGGGGTCGAGGATCTCGTCGAGGCGCTCGGGACGCTGCCGGATCTGCGCCCACGGGTCCTGCTCGTCGGCACCGGGCCGCTACGCGAGCGGGTACGCGCCCGCGCCGCACGGCTCGGCCTGGACGCCACCTTCCCCGGCGCGCTGCCACCGGCCGAGGTGATGGGACACATCGCCGAGGCGCGGATCCTCGCGGCGCCCTCGCGGACGGCGCCGGACGGCGACACCGAAGGGCTGCCCACCACGATCCTGGAGGCGTTCAGCCTCGGCGTGCCGGTCGTCTCGACGTACCACAGCGGCATCCCCGAGGCGGTCACCCACGAGGCGAACGGCCTGCTCGGCGCGGAGGGGGACCGCGCGGCGCTGGCCGCCAACCTGCGCCGCCTGCTCACCGACGCCCCGCTGCGCGACCGCCTCGGCCGGGCCGGCCGCCAGCGCGCCGAAACCGACTTCGACCTCCGCCACCAAACCCGCCACCTGGAATCCCTCTACACCGCCCTGTGCACCTCCCGCTGA
- a CDS encoding DUF397 domain-containing protein: MELSGARWRKSSRSAQSNDCVEVATNLPGVVGVRDSKDPTGPVLTFEPYAWRVFVAAQPR; the protein is encoded by the coding sequence ATGGAGCTGAGCGGCGCCCGGTGGCGTAAGAGCAGCCGGAGCGCACAGTCCAACGACTGTGTCGAGGTGGCGACGAATCTTCCTGGGGTGGTCGGGGTGCGGGACAGTAAGGATCCGACGGGGCCGGTGCTGACCTTCGAGCCGTACGCCTGGCGGGTTTTCGTGGCTGCCCAGCCGCGCTGA
- a CDS encoding helix-turn-helix domain-containing protein yields MSTSATPGIDPPPAVAGGEASQTLDRGLRLLHLVADAPGGLTVTEAANRLGIGRAAVYRLVGPLTAHGMLRRDAAGRLRLGAGVLHLARRAQPLLAEGALPALRRLAEQAGATAHLTVVEGGEGVALAVVEPSWTSFHVAYRTGARHPLERGAAGRAILAGRSGAAGPVSTAGELQPGAYGVAAPVLGVPGLEASVGVVALAPLDAEAVGAQVLAAATAIAAALA; encoded by the coding sequence GTGAGCACCTCAGCGACGCCCGGCATCGATCCGCCACCCGCCGTGGCCGGTGGCGAGGCGTCGCAGACCCTGGACCGGGGGCTGCGACTGCTGCACCTGGTCGCGGACGCCCCGGGCGGGCTGACCGTCACCGAGGCGGCGAACCGGCTGGGCATCGGTCGGGCCGCCGTCTACCGGCTGGTCGGCCCCCTGACCGCGCACGGAATGCTACGCCGCGACGCCGCTGGCCGGCTGCGCCTCGGCGCGGGCGTGCTGCACCTGGCCCGGCGCGCCCAGCCGCTGCTCGCCGAGGGAGCGCTGCCCGCGCTGCGGCGGCTCGCCGAGCAGGCCGGGGCCACCGCCCACCTGACCGTGGTCGAGGGCGGCGAGGGGGTCGCGCTGGCGGTGGTCGAGCCGAGCTGGACGTCGTTCCACGTGGCGTACCGGACCGGGGCCCGGCACCCGCTGGAGCGCGGAGCGGCCGGGCGGGCCATCCTCGCCGGCCGGTCGGGCGCCGCCGGCCCGGTGAGCACCGCCGGTGAGCTGCAACCCGGCGCGTACGGAGTGGCCGCGCCGGTGCTCGGGGTGCCCGGCCTGGAGGCGAGCGTCGGGGTGGTCGCGCTGGCGCCACTCGACGCCGAGGCAGTCGGCGCGCAGGTGCTGGCCGCCGCCACCGCCATCGCCGCCGCCCTCGCCTGA
- the ugpC gene encoding sn-glycerol-3-phosphate ABC transporter ATP-binding protein UgpC yields MATVTYAKASRIYPGTERPAVNQLDLQIGDGEFLVLVGPSGCGKSTSLRMLAGLEDVDDGAIYIDDRDVTHLPPKARDIAMVFQNYALYPHMSVYENMAFALKLRKTSKSEIDRRVKEAAALLQLEEYLNRKPKALSGGQRQRVAMGRAIVREPQVFLMDEPLSNLDAKLRVQTRTQIASLQANLGITTVYVTHDQVEAMTMGHRVAVMLDGVLQQVDTPRALYDTPANVFVAGFIGSPAMNIKTVQLAEQGAAFAEMFVPLSREQTEAANAEGGNGKVTVGFRPEDCDIVSPTEGGMPVVVELVEDLGSDANVYGHAALDGASERFVVRTDRRTMPNMGDTIFVKPRTGQSHVFHAATGQRI; encoded by the coding sequence ATGGCTACGGTCACCTACGCGAAGGCGTCCCGGATCTACCCGGGCACCGAACGCCCCGCGGTCAACCAGCTCGACCTTCAGATCGGCGACGGCGAGTTCCTCGTCCTCGTCGGTCCCTCCGGTTGCGGTAAGTCCACCAGCCTGCGCATGCTCGCCGGCCTGGAGGACGTCGACGACGGCGCGATCTACATCGACGATCGGGACGTCACGCACCTGCCGCCGAAGGCCCGCGACATCGCGATGGTCTTCCAGAACTACGCCCTCTACCCGCACATGTCGGTGTACGAGAACATGGCGTTCGCGCTCAAGCTGCGCAAGACCTCGAAGTCGGAGATCGACCGGCGGGTCAAGGAGGCGGCGGCGCTGCTCCAGCTGGAGGAGTACCTCAACCGCAAGCCCAAGGCGCTCTCCGGTGGTCAGCGCCAGCGGGTCGCGATGGGTCGGGCCATCGTCCGGGAGCCGCAGGTCTTCCTGATGGACGAGCCGCTGTCGAACCTCGACGCCAAGCTCCGGGTCCAGACCCGTACCCAGATCGCCTCGCTGCAGGCCAACCTCGGCATCACCACCGTCTACGTCACCCACGACCAGGTCGAGGCCATGACCATGGGTCACCGGGTGGCGGTCATGCTCGACGGCGTGCTCCAGCAGGTCGACACCCCGCGGGCGCTCTACGACACCCCGGCCAACGTCTTCGTTGCCGGCTTCATCGGCTCCCCCGCCATGAACATCAAGACCGTCCAGCTCGCCGAGCAGGGCGCGGCGTTCGCCGAGATGTTCGTGCCGCTGAGCCGGGAGCAGACCGAGGCCGCCAACGCCGAGGGCGGCAACGGCAAGGTGACCGTCGGCTTCCGCCCGGAGGACTGCGACATCGTCAGCCCGACCGAGGGCGGCATGCCGGTCGTGGTCGAGCTGGTCGAGGACCTCGGCTCCGACGCCAACGTCTACGGGCACGCCGCGCTGGACGGCGCCTCCGAGCGGTTCGTGGTGCGTACCGACCGGCGGACCATGCCGAACATGGGTGACACGATCTTCGTGAAGCCGCGTACCGGCCAGAGCCACGTCTTCCACGCCGCCACCGGGCAGCGCATCTGA
- the rlmB gene encoding 23S rRNA (guanosine(2251)-2'-O)-methyltransferase RlmB has product MAGNSQRRGRRVASKTSAPKGSGGKNKDSLAGRGRTLPADERPWHKAYSGTEKLPQRTAWKQEKERRAAAEEGRAPKIGKPGSKDTTWGKGGGRGAATAQPARGSRQPAGRGGPRVAPGRKSNPAKDAPELLVGRNPVLEALRAQVPATALYTAQGIDVDDRVKEIIRTAADRGIAILEVSRAELDRMTGGVLHQGVGLQVPPFAYEPFEDLVAAALEQPAPLLVALDGVTDPRNLGAVIRSAAAFGAQGVFVPERRAAGITATAWRTSAGAAARVPVAQVTNLTRSLKACRDAGFVVVGLDADGETGLYDLEAAVGPLVVVVGSEGRGLSRLVGQTCDLTVSIPMISEVESLNASVAAAVTLAEVARRRAVED; this is encoded by the coding sequence ATGGCCGGCAATTCGCAGCGCCGTGGCCGGCGGGTGGCGTCGAAGACGAGCGCACCCAAGGGCTCCGGCGGCAAGAACAAGGACTCCCTCGCCGGCCGAGGGCGCACCCTGCCCGCCGACGAGCGGCCATGGCACAAGGCGTACTCCGGCACGGAGAAGTTGCCCCAGCGCACCGCCTGGAAGCAGGAGAAGGAGCGCCGGGCGGCGGCTGAGGAGGGGCGGGCGCCGAAGATCGGCAAGCCCGGCAGCAAGGACACCACCTGGGGCAAGGGCGGCGGCCGGGGCGCGGCCACCGCCCAGCCGGCCCGGGGCAGCAGGCAGCCCGCCGGGCGTGGTGGCCCCCGGGTCGCGCCGGGGCGCAAGTCCAACCCCGCGAAGGACGCGCCGGAGCTGCTGGTCGGCCGCAACCCGGTGCTGGAGGCGCTGCGTGCCCAGGTGCCGGCCACCGCGCTCTACACCGCGCAGGGCATCGACGTCGACGACCGGGTGAAGGAGATCATCCGTACCGCCGCCGACCGGGGCATCGCGATCCTGGAGGTCAGCCGCGCCGAGCTGGACCGGATGACCGGGGGAGTGCTGCACCAGGGGGTCGGCCTCCAGGTGCCGCCGTTCGCGTACGAGCCGTTCGAGGATCTGGTCGCGGCCGCGCTGGAGCAGCCGGCACCGCTGCTGGTGGCGCTGGACGGGGTCACCGATCCGCGCAACCTCGGCGCGGTGATCCGTTCGGCCGCCGCGTTCGGCGCGCAGGGTGTCTTCGTACCGGAGCGGCGGGCGGCCGGGATCACCGCGACCGCCTGGCGGACCAGTGCCGGCGCGGCGGCCCGGGTTCCGGTGGCCCAGGTCACCAACCTGACCCGGTCGTTGAAGGCCTGCCGGGACGCCGGCTTCGTGGTGGTCGGCCTGGACGCCGACGGCGAGACGGGTCTCTACGACCTGGAGGCCGCGGTCGGTCCGCTGGTCGTGGTGGTCGGCTCGGAGGGGCGCGGGCTGTCCCGGCTGGTCGGGCAGACCTGCGACCTCACCGTCAGCATTCCGATGATCTCCGAGGTGGAGTCGCTGAACGCGAGCGTCGCCGCCGCGGTCACCCTGGCCGAGGTGGCGCGCCGCCGGGCCGTCGAGGACTGA
- a CDS encoding HAD family hydrolase, with protein sequence MLTTVVFDADETLIDLRPAVTGGLTAVLEEMRRRTPAAAGVCLADLESDWDAVFGDLAAAPVAEIRRAALARSLGRAGLGAHLDELAALFFARRFALTRPFADALPALAVLRQRWTLGFATNGNSRAERCGLANEFAFEVYAHHNGLPKKPAPEFYAAVCEAAGVPPGQVVHVGDNPAYDVVGAQRAGLRAVWLDRRGERLPAGVVPDATVSTLAELPAALAELAGDGDPSSPIRPRAGQTPPAVV encoded by the coding sequence ATGCTGACCACGGTGGTCTTCGATGCCGACGAGACCCTGATCGACCTCCGTCCGGCCGTCACCGGTGGGCTGACGGCCGTACTGGAGGAGATGCGGCGGCGGACTCCGGCGGCGGCCGGCGTCTGCCTGGCGGACCTGGAGTCGGACTGGGACGCGGTCTTCGGTGACCTGGCCGCGGCGCCGGTGGCCGAGATCCGGCGGGCCGCGCTGGCCCGCTCGCTGGGTCGGGCCGGTCTCGGCGCCCATCTGGACGAGTTGGCAGCGCTCTTCTTCGCCCGGCGGTTCGCGCTCACCCGGCCGTTCGCCGACGCGCTGCCCGCGCTGGCCGTCCTGCGTCAACGGTGGACGCTGGGCTTCGCCACCAACGGCAACAGCCGCGCCGAACGCTGCGGCCTCGCCAATGAGTTCGCCTTCGAGGTGTACGCGCACCACAACGGCCTTCCCAAGAAGCCGGCCCCGGAGTTCTACGCCGCGGTGTGCGAGGCGGCCGGTGTGCCGCCCGGGCAGGTGGTGCACGTCGGCGACAACCCGGCGTACGACGTTGTCGGGGCGCAGCGGGCCGGTCTGCGGGCCGTCTGGCTCGACCGGCGCGGCGAGCGGTTGCCGGCCGGTGTGGTGCCGGACGCCACCGTCTCCACGTTGGCCGAGTTGCCCGCCGCGCTGGCCGAGCTGGCCGGCGACGGTGACCCGTCGTCGCCGATCCGGCCCCGCGCCGGCCAAACACCACCCGCGGTCGTCTGA